Part of the Natrinema caseinilyticum genome is shown below.
ACATCGATCGGTACGATCTCGTCGGACTGAACGACGACCTTCGACATCGCCGTAACGAAAAGAACGAGAGCCTTCGAGCCCTTGCCGATTATATCAACAAGCGAATCCTCGAGGCGGCGATCGCCGACGCCGAGACCGACCTCACGAACGTCGCGTACGGAGCAGTGAGCACCGACGATGCACTGTCGGCAGTGTACGAAACCCTTACGAGCGACGACGCGCCGGCCGATCGAGAGGCGCGCGTCCGCAAACGCTTCGAGCAACACGGTATCGATCTCGAACGCATCGAATCGGACTGGGTGACACACCCGACCGTTCGATCCCATCTCAACGACTGCTTACACATCGATACGACCCGTCAGACCCGAATCACGGCCGAAACGGCCCGAAATACGATCGAGTGGGCGCGAACCCGATGCGGGCGGGTCGTCGAGCAAACGATAGCCCGGCTCGTAAGCGCAGATATCGTGGCAATCCGTGACGTCGAGGTGTCCGTCCTGATTCAGATCACCTGCTCCGAGTGTGGAACCACGTACAGATTCGGTGAGTTGCTCGAGGACGGTTCGTGCGCGTGCTATGCCGACGAACAGACCGAGTCGACCACTCACTGACGAACAGACCGAGTCGATCCCTGGATCAACGCGTCGCGCTGCTTCGCTTTTCGCCGTCGGTTATCGCCTCGTTCTCACGGTCGGTATTCGATCGTTACACTCGACTGATGACATCGAGTGGAGACG
Proteins encoded:
- the rdfA gene encoding rod-determining factor RdfA; amino-acid sequence: MSDPVESQTRCSCKIGRNIDRYDLVGLNDDLRHRRNEKNESLRALADYINKRILEAAIADAETDLTNVAYGAVSTDDALSAVYETLTSDDAPADREARVRKRFEQHGIDLERIESDWVTHPTVRSHLNDCLHIDTTRQTRITAETARNTIEWARTRCGRVVEQTIARLVSADIVAIRDVEVSVLIQITCSECGTTYRFGELLEDGSCACYADEQTESTTH